AATTTAGCAAGAATCCAGAGCAGGTTCGGCGAGGAAGAATGAATCTTGACCATCCCCGAATCATAGATGTGCAGAACTACAGGTGTTTTGtcataaatttcattttttcctAAACACTTTTTTTCCCTAATTCGTTTTGTTTCTGTGATGCTTACGTACTGATATCTCCTCTTTGCAATCTGTGGCAGCATTTTTGTAGCTACATGGAATGTGGCAGGAAGATCCCCGCCAAGTAATTTGAGTCTCGATGACTGGCTTCATGCCTCACCTCCTGCAGACATATATGTTCTTGGGTATGATTCCACATCTGTGATCTTATCATCTCTTGTTGCTGAACTCTCTAATTAATAGCTGATTAGTAATGGGTAAATGTCTGTTCCCTTTGTATTTCAGATTTCAAGAGATAGTTCCTTTGAATGCTGGTAATGTTCTTGGTGCAGAAGACAATGGACCTGCCAAAAAATGGCTGGCCCTCATTAGAAAGACTCTAAATAATCTTCCAGGAACTAGTGGCAGTGGTGGGTGTTATACGCCATCTCCAATCCCTGAACCAATTGTAGAAATGGATGCCGATTTTGAGGGATCTTCCAGGCAGAAGAACTCATCTTTCTTTCATCGCCGATCATTCCAGACAACACACAGCTGGAGAATGGACAATGACCCTTCAATTACACAACCTAGACTTGATAGGCGATTTAGTGTTTGTGACAGGGTTATGTTTGGTCACAGGCCAAGTGACTATGATCACAGTCATAGATGGGGTCACAGACCTAGTGATTATTCAAGGCCAAGTGATTACTCTAGGTCTAGTGATTACTCCAGATGGGGTTCATCAGACGATGATAATGGACCAGGGGATTCACCAAGTACTGTATTGTACTCACCAATGTCCTATGGAGGTCCCTATAGTGGATCTACATCTGTGGAAGATGGATTTAGGAGGCCAGGGTGTTCAAGGTACTGCTTGGTGGCGAGTAAGCAAATGGTTGGCATATTCCTCACAATATGGGTCCGAAGTGAATTGAGAGATCATGTTAGAAACATGAAAGTTTCTTGTGTTGGCAGAGGATTAATGGGTTATCTAGGGAATAAGGTATTGTTCAAGAGAAACACATAGTTTTAATACGGCTTGCTTTTCCAAGATGTGCATATCCACTAACATGTAACTAAACTGAGAACCATTCCTTCTGCTTGGTATTGTAGGGATCTATTTCAGTCAGCATGTCCTTACATGAAACAACCTTTTGCTTCATCTGTAGTCATCTAACCTCTGGACAGAAGGAAGGTGATGAGCTAAGAAGGAATGCAGATGTCATAGAGATTCTTAAGAAGACAAGATTTCCACGTGTTAATAGTGCAGCAGATGAGAAGTCCCCAGAAACTATTCTTCAGCATGAGTAAGTTTGTCTCTTATCAACTAAAACAAACTGTACTCTCATTACTTGCAATCAGCAAAAATTGCAAATGGGTTTAAATAAGTTAGCAGTTTAAGGGAATCTAAAGACATGGGAAGGAAATAATGATCTCACatgaaatttgaattaatttattttagtccCTAACCTTGTtcttttcttatgttttaattTGGTGTATATATTTTAATGTAGTCGAGTTATTTGGCTTGGGGATTTGAATTATCGCATTGCCCTTTCTTATCGATCTGCTAAGGCTCTAGTTGAGATGCAAAATTGGAGGGCATTGCTGGAGAATGACCAGGCATGTTTACATACCCACATCCTGAACTCTACTATCACTTGTAAATGAACTTTCATCTGATCTTCTGATGGATATCTCACAGTTGCGGATAGAGCAGAGAAGAGGTCGTGTTTTTGTAGGGTGGAATGAAGGGAAAATTTATTTCCCACCCACATACAAATATTCAACTAATTCAGACAGATATGCAGGAGATGATATGCACCCAAAGGAGAAGCGTCGAACTCCAGCTTGGTAAGAACATCTACATATGTGAGCTACTAtgcaagaaacaagaaaataaaaacatatcCTTAAATGCAATGAAGTCTATGGATTGgttaagtaaaaaagaaaaagaagcatgCGATTAAAGTTGGTGTTATGTGCAGTCAGTCAGTCACAATTATCATAATTTGTATTTCtgattgaataattttttgtgAAGGTGTGATAGAATTTTATGGTATGGAGAAGGCCTCCAGCAATTATCTTATGTACGTGGAGAATCTAGGTTCTCAGATCATAGGCCGGTTTATGGCATATTTTGGGCAGAGGTGGAGTCTAGCCATGGCCAATTGAAGAAAAGTATGAGCTACTCCAGTTCTAGAATTGAGGTGGAAGAGCTCTTGC
The genomic region above belongs to Manihot esculenta cultivar AM560-2 chromosome 3, M.esculenta_v8, whole genome shotgun sequence and contains:
- the LOC110610809 gene encoding type IV inositol polyphosphate 5-phosphatase 7 yields the protein MNKLSWSKKMVRKLFNIRSKIEDFQADDVHGGGEMEYRTSFSEREPCTIKKSKTEKFSKNPEQVRRGRMNLDHPRIIDVQNYSIFVATWNVAGRSPPSNLSLDDWLHASPPADIYVLGFQEIVPLNAGNVLGAEDNGPAKKWLALIRKTLNNLPGTSGSGGCYTPSPIPEPIVEMDADFEGSSRQKNSSFFHRRSFQTTHSWRMDNDPSITQPRLDRRFSVCDRVMFGHRPSDYDHSHRWGHRPSDYSRPSDYSRSSDYSRWGSSDDDNGPGDSPSTVLYSPMSYGGPYSGSTSVEDGFRRPGCSRYCLVASKQMVGIFLTIWVRSELRDHVRNMKVSCVGRGLMGYLGNKGSISVSMSLHETTFCFICSHLTSGQKEGDELRRNADVIEILKKTRFPRVNSAADEKSPETILQHDRVIWLGDLNYRIALSYRSAKALVEMQNWRALLENDQLRIEQRRGRVFVGWNEGKIYFPPTYKYSTNSDRYAGDDMHPKEKRRTPAWCDRILWYGEGLQQLSYVRGESRFSDHRPVYGIFWAEVESSHGQLKKSMSYSSSRIEVEELLPYSHGYTELNFF